Proteins encoded together in one Psychrobacter sanguinis window:
- a CDS encoding urease accessory protein UreF, with protein sequence MLTKEPTSAISDLALLGLMQLISPALPIGAFAWSQGLESSFELGWVTNEQQLAHWLEGVLADGLTRCELPVLARLQHCWETNDSEGLVYWNNWIHANRETAELSDEDIRLGLALTRLLGSLDIEPKPENGDAVMPPEPGYVTVFAWTAHTRHVPIRQSLLGFAWAWLENQLAAACKAMPLGHTAAQRLNEQLRPKLVFAVDTALSLSDEQLGPIMPGLALGSAQHETQYSRLFRS encoded by the coding sequence ATGCTCACTAAAGAGCCGACCAGTGCAATTAGCGACTTGGCATTATTGGGATTGATGCAGCTTATCAGCCCAGCTTTGCCCATTGGGGCTTTTGCGTGGTCGCAAGGACTAGAAAGCTCATTCGAATTGGGTTGGGTCACCAATGAACAGCAGCTTGCTCATTGGCTAGAGGGCGTGCTGGCAGATGGTCTTACCCGTTGCGAACTGCCAGTCTTGGCCAGATTACAACACTGTTGGGAAACCAATGACAGTGAAGGCTTGGTCTACTGGAATAACTGGATTCATGCCAACCGAGAGACCGCAGAGCTTAGCGATGAAGACATTCGCTTGGGTCTAGCGTTGACTCGGTTACTTGGCAGCTTAGACATTGAGCCCAAGCCTGAGAATGGCGATGCTGTTATGCCGCCAGAGCCCGGCTATGTTACCGTATTTGCTTGGACCGCCCACACTCGTCATGTTCCGATACGCCAAAGTTTACTAGGTTTTGCTTGGGCATGGCTAGAAAATCAGCTGGCGGCGGCTTGTAAGGCAATGCCTTTAGGACATACCGCTGCGCAGCGCTTAAATGAACAATTACGACCCAAATTGGTATTCGCTGTTGATACTGCACTGAGCCTAAGCGATGAGCAATTAGGCCCAATTATGCCAGGCTTAGCGCTAGGCAGTGCACAGCACGAAACTCAATACTCACGACTGTTTAGAAGCTAA
- the ureE gene encoding urease accessory protein UreE: MIQLIERLDSSDTAEIFDTLTLPYELRIRGRLKAETDNGHEVGLFLDRGPVLRSGDLLKASTGEIVQVLAADEPVATAYIENGLSLARLCYHLGNRHVSLAIGFDEDGRHWVRFPPDHVLEELAELLGATLTHHDAPFDPESGAYAQAGREHAHSHAHSHDHSHSHSHGHSHDHSHSHEDSGHQDGHSHAH; the protein is encoded by the coding sequence ATGATTCAATTAATAGAAAGACTCGATAGTAGCGATACCGCTGAGATATTTGATACGTTAACCCTGCCTTATGAGTTGCGTATTCGCGGCCGTTTAAAAGCAGAGACCGACAATGGCCACGAAGTGGGCTTATTTTTAGACCGTGGCCCTGTGTTGCGCAGTGGCGATTTATTGAAAGCATCTACCGGCGAAATTGTTCAAGTACTGGCGGCCGATGAGCCTGTGGCCACCGCTTATATCGAAAATGGCCTATCCCTAGCCAGATTGTGCTACCACTTAGGCAACCGTCATGTGTCACTCGCGATTGGCTTTGATGAAGATGGCCGTCATTGGGTACGTTTTCCACCCGACCATGTCCTAGAAGAGTTGGCAGAATTATTGGGGGCTACTCTGACCCACCATGATGCTCCCTTCGACCCTGAATCTGGCGCTTATGCTCAGGCGGGCCGTGAACATGCACACAGCCATGCTCATAGTCATGATCATAGTCATAGTCATAGTCATGGCCATTCGCACGATCACAGCCACTCTCATGAAGATAGTGGCCACCAAGATGGACATAGCCATGCTCACTAA
- the ureC gene encoding urease subunit alpha yields the protein MKISRDAYASMYGPTTGDRIRLGDTELWIEIEKDHTHYGEEVVFGGGKVIRDGMGQSQLCSDSVMDTVITNAIIIDWWGIVKADVGIKDGRIAAIGKAGNPDTQPDVDIIIGAGTEIIAGENQILTAGGVDTHVHFICPQQVDEALMSGLTTMIGGGTGPATGTVATTNTPGPWHIGKMMQAVDDLPVNIGFLGKGSASTPDALEEQVKAGVMSLKIHEDWAATPATISNALDVADRYDIQVALHADSLNESGFVKDTLEAFKDRCIHSYHTEGAGGGHAPDIIVACGEPNVLPSSTNPTRPYTINTVDEHLDMLMECHHLDPNIPEDVAFADSRIRRETIAAEDILHDIGAISMISSDSQAMGRIGEVVCRTWQTAHKMRIQRGLLPEDQERGTDNFRVKRYIAKYTINPAITHGVSHEVGSVEIGKLADLVLWRPAFFGVKPSIIIKGGMIAGAAMGDPNAAISTPQPVHYRRMFGALGRAVSATRITFVSQAAMDTGLEEKLGLKSRLVACKNVRNMRKKDMKLNDVCPNLTVDPETYEVRSDGELLTCEPLAEVPLAQRYHLF from the coding sequence ATGAAAATATCTCGCGATGCCTATGCCAGTATGTATGGGCCTACCACTGGGGATCGCATCCGTTTGGGCGATACCGAGCTTTGGATTGAGATTGAAAAAGACCACACCCATTATGGTGAAGAAGTGGTATTTGGGGGTGGTAAAGTCATTCGTGATGGTATGGGTCAAAGCCAGCTGTGCTCAGACTCAGTAATGGACACCGTGATTACCAACGCCATTATTATTGATTGGTGGGGCATCGTAAAAGCGGATGTGGGTATCAAAGATGGTCGTATTGCGGCCATTGGTAAAGCAGGTAACCCAGATACTCAGCCTGATGTCGATATTATTATCGGAGCGGGTACTGAGATTATTGCTGGTGAAAACCAAATCTTAACTGCTGGTGGGGTAGATACTCACGTCCACTTTATCTGTCCGCAGCAAGTTGACGAAGCATTAATGAGTGGCTTAACCACTATGATTGGTGGCGGTACAGGTCCTGCAACGGGGACAGTAGCCACCACTAATACGCCTGGGCCTTGGCATATTGGCAAAATGATGCAAGCGGTGGATGATTTGCCAGTTAACATCGGATTTTTGGGCAAAGGCAGTGCCAGTACTCCTGACGCGCTTGAAGAGCAAGTCAAAGCAGGGGTAATGAGCTTAAAAATTCATGAAGACTGGGCGGCAACCCCCGCCACCATTAGTAATGCTTTAGATGTCGCCGACCGTTACGATATTCAAGTCGCACTTCATGCCGACAGTTTAAACGAGTCAGGCTTCGTCAAAGACACTCTAGAAGCCTTTAAAGACCGTTGTATCCACTCTTACCATACTGAAGGTGCGGGTGGCGGTCATGCTCCTGATATTATCGTCGCTTGCGGTGAGCCAAACGTATTACCCTCATCGACCAACCCCACACGTCCTTATACCATCAACACTGTAGATGAGCACTTAGACATGCTGATGGAGTGTCACCACTTAGATCCCAATATCCCAGAAGATGTGGCTTTCGCTGACTCGCGCATTCGCCGTGAGACCATCGCTGCAGAAGATATCCTGCATGATATTGGTGCCATCTCAATGATTTCGTCGGACTCTCAAGCCATGGGCCGTATCGGTGAAGTGGTATGCCGTACGTGGCAAACAGCACACAAAATGCGTATCCAGCGTGGCTTGCTACCTGAAGACCAAGAGCGTGGTACCGATAACTTCCGAGTAAAACGCTATATTGCCAAATACACCATCAACCCTGCTATTACCCACGGCGTATCCCATGAAGTGGGTTCAGTAGAAATCGGAAAGTTAGCAGACTTGGTATTATGGCGCCCGGCTTTCTTTGGGGTTAAGCCCTCAATCATTATTAAAGGCGGTATGATTGCTGGCGCGGCAATGGGAGATCCTAATGCCGCTATTTCGACCCCACAGCCGGTGCATTATCGCCGTATGTTTGGTGCCTTAGGTCGTGCGGTGTCTGCTACTCGTATCACCTTCGTTAGCCAAGCGGCAATGGATACGGGGCTTGAGGAAAAATTAGGGCTAAAAAGCCGATTGGTGGCGTGTAAAAACGTTCGCAATATGCGCAAAAAAGACATGAAACTAAACGATGTCTGCCCGAACTTAACCGTAGATCCAGAAACTTATGAAGTGCGCTCAGATGGTGAGTTATTAACTTGTGAGCCTTTAGCCGAAGTGCCACTGGCTCAGCGTTATCACTTGTTTTAA
- a CDS encoding urease subunit beta translates to MIPGEYQLRKDDIELCADRDSFVIEVANLGDRPIQVGSHYHFAETNSALSFDREKAYGHRLAIPAGTAIRFEPGQKREVSLLPYAGLRRIFGFRGEVMGALDANSDSGETR, encoded by the coding sequence ATGATTCCTGGTGAATATCAATTAAGAAAGGATGATATTGAACTGTGTGCAGACCGCGATAGCTTCGTTATTGAGGTGGCCAATCTAGGAGACCGCCCTATTCAAGTCGGTTCACACTATCACTTTGCCGAAACCAACAGCGCTCTAAGTTTTGATCGTGAAAAAGCGTATGGTCACCGTCTGGCGATCCCTGCCGGGACTGCGATTCGTTTTGAGCCAGGTCAAAAGCGTGAGGTATCGTTATTGCCTTATGCCGGATTGCGCCGCATATTTGGCTTTAGAGGTGAGGTAATGGGCGCGTTAGACGCCAATTCAGATTCAGGAGAAACACGATGA
- the ureA gene encoding urease subunit gamma, translating into MELTPRDKDKLLLFTAGLLAERRKAKGLKLNYPEAIALISCAIMEGAREGRTVAEMMSAGREVLTRDDVMEGVPEMIESIQVEATFPDGTKLVTVHSPII; encoded by the coding sequence ATGGAACTAACCCCTAGAGACAAAGACAAATTATTGCTCTTTACAGCAGGACTGCTGGCAGAGCGCCGCAAAGCCAAAGGGCTAAAATTAAATTATCCAGAAGCGATTGCCTTAATAAGCTGTGCAATTATGGAAGGTGCACGAGAAGGACGTACTGTGGCAGAAATGATGAGCGCCGGTCGTGAAGTATTGACCCGCGATGACGTCATGGAAGGTGTCCCTGAAATGATTGAAAGCATTCAGGTTGAAGCCACTTTCCCAGATGGCACAAAACTGGTCACTGTTCACAGTCCTATTATCTAA
- a CDS encoding urease accessory protein UreD, translating into MTSLSTSPQIHGDTGDYGHRFDAGRHWPASLTLGFAAYPEADTLITRMNVARHYGPLRVQRAFYPEGRDGCCHVYLLHPPGGIASGDSLTIDVTVSENAHTLLTTPAANKLYRADSNGVAWAQHTHLKIEEGATLEWLPQETLAFDGSRGKQVVIIDLAETAKCLGWEIIGLGRPASDLPYTSGIIEQRFQLTQNGQPLWLERQAIDPTHPRFLGKWGQGGATVHATLWAVGLSDPTDTIAELRDKIPASHNWAVTYRRGVLLLRYLGMERNEAWDLLQQARDVLRPRLVGVEAVTPRIWLT; encoded by the coding sequence ATGACAAGTTTATCTACCTCTCCCCAAATCCATGGGGATACCGGTGACTATGGGCATCGTTTTGATGCCGGTCGTCACTGGCCTGCCTCCTTAACGTTAGGGTTTGCAGCCTATCCAGAAGCAGACACCCTTATTACCCGTATGAATGTGGCCCGCCACTATGGTCCGCTCCGCGTACAGCGTGCCTTCTATCCTGAAGGCCGAGATGGCTGCTGCCATGTCTACCTGCTACACCCTCCTGGTGGTATTGCCAGTGGTGACTCATTAACCATTGATGTTACCGTATCCGAAAATGCGCATACTCTATTGACCACCCCTGCTGCCAATAAGCTATATCGAGCTGACAGCAATGGTGTCGCTTGGGCACAGCACACACACCTCAAAATTGAAGAGGGTGCCACACTCGAATGGTTACCCCAAGAAACATTGGCTTTTGATGGCTCGCGTGGTAAGCAAGTAGTGATTATCGACTTGGCTGAGACCGCCAAGTGCTTAGGTTGGGAGATTATTGGTCTTGGCCGTCCTGCCAGTGACCTACCTTATACCAGCGGTATAATCGAACAGCGTTTTCAGCTGACTCAAAATGGCCAACCTCTGTGGTTAGAGCGCCAAGCTATTGACCCCACTCATCCTAGATTCTTGGGTAAATGGGGACAAGGCGGTGCCACGGTTCATGCTACTCTATGGGCGGTGGGACTCAGCGATCCTACGGATACTATTGCCGAGTTACGCGATAAGATACCTGCCAGCCATAACTGGGCCGTTACCTATCGCCGTGGTGTATTGCTACTGCGTTATTTGGGCATGGAGCGAAACGAAGCATGGGATCTATTGCAACAAGCACGAGACGTCCTAAGACCAAGATTGGTTGGTGTTGAAGCGGTTACACCGCGCATCTGGCTAACCTAA
- a CDS encoding MerR family transcriptional regulator produces the protein MSNVNPASSTSVPNNNTLNSNTVNDSTVNANVDSKSSVSDAVDIHPINPKAATKANEDMLRNMAKFTPIDTTESGKSVYSPEDEDKILAQFNELLDQGYNLTMSKKALAIHHNINTGTIDSWRQDNAVNSEASIETSSNSVDVPYISPDNDIEISDELYFEVVQKKLNSIDEELRKFDQKVQEAKELLANEDKIRKEIEAKKETYLPPAFKAALGDK, from the coding sequence ATGTCGAATGTTAACCCTGCCTCTTCAACTTCTGTCCCCAATAACAATACTTTAAATAGCAATACTGTAAATGACAGTACCGTAAATGCTAATGTAGACAGTAAATCAAGTGTCAGTGATGCAGTCGATATTCATCCTATTAATCCCAAAGCGGCTACCAAAGCCAATGAAGATATGCTGCGAAATATGGCAAAATTCACCCCTATCGATACCACAGAATCGGGTAAAAGTGTATATAGTCCAGAGGATGAAGATAAAATCTTAGCTCAATTTAATGAGTTGTTAGATCAAGGCTATAACCTAACAATGAGTAAAAAAGCATTGGCCATACATCATAATATCAATACAGGTACCATAGACAGTTGGAGACAAGATAATGCTGTCAATAGTGAAGCGTCTATAGAGACCAGCTCAAATTCAGTCGATGTCCCTTATATTAGTCCTGATAATGATATAGAGATTAGTGATGAACTATACTTCGAGGTGGTACAAAAGAAACTAAATTCGATTGATGAGGAACTCAGAAAGTTTGACCAAAAAGTGCAGGAAGCAAAAGAGCTATTAGCAAACGAAGATAAAATAAGAAAAGAAATTGAAGCCAAGAAGGAGACTTATCTCCCCCCTGCTTTCAAAGCAGCACTGGGTGATAAATAA
- the cydB gene encoding cytochrome d ubiquinol oxidase subunit II, translated as MMNFGDVLDLPLIWGGLIALAVFVYVLLDGFDLGCGILFPFAGSDKNRSRIMNSIAPFWDGNETWLVLGGGGLFAAFPAAYGIIMTGLYLPVTFMLFGLILRGVAFEFRFKAEQRRYIWDVCFHIGSVVAAFMQGVMLAALVQGLEVKDRLFAGGQFDWLTPFAFVCGIAMIIGYALLGATWLIIKSEDKLQNWARKVAYRMLIALMVAMAVVTVSMFFLGVEATTHWFELPTLLYLAPIPLIAIALFYFMRKDLHGEHEYRPFLLTILLFLMGYIGICSAVFPYIVPYAMTMHEAAAADTSLSFMLIGAAIMLPIILSYTAYGYYVFKGKSSHEHLY; from the coding sequence ATGATGAATTTTGGGGATGTACTCGACTTACCACTCATTTGGGGTGGTTTAATTGCACTGGCTGTTTTTGTTTATGTGTTGCTTGATGGCTTTGACTTAGGCTGCGGTATCTTATTCCCTTTTGCAGGATCAGATAAAAACCGCAGTCGCATCATGAACTCTATTGCTCCTTTCTGGGACGGTAATGAAACCTGGTTAGTATTGGGCGGTGGCGGACTATTTGCTGCGTTTCCAGCGGCTTACGGCATCATTATGACAGGGCTCTATTTGCCCGTTACCTTTATGCTATTCGGGCTAATATTACGCGGTGTGGCCTTTGAGTTTCGCTTTAAAGCTGAGCAGCGCCGTTATATTTGGGACGTTTGCTTTCATATTGGATCCGTAGTCGCTGCCTTCATGCAAGGGGTGATGTTAGCGGCATTGGTCCAAGGATTAGAGGTTAAAGACCGATTGTTTGCTGGTGGTCAGTTTGACTGGTTAACCCCATTCGCCTTCGTCTGCGGTATTGCCATGATTATCGGCTACGCATTATTAGGCGCAACTTGGCTGATTATTAAATCTGAGGACAAGCTACAAAATTGGGCACGCAAAGTGGCTTATCGAATGCTTATTGCGTTAATGGTTGCAATGGCAGTAGTCACAGTTTCTATGTTCTTCTTAGGCGTTGAAGCGACTACGCATTGGTTTGAGTTACCCACGCTCCTGTATCTCGCCCCTATCCCATTGATAGCCATTGCCTTGTTTTATTTTATGCGCAAAGACTTACATGGTGAACATGAATACCGTCCTTTCCTATTGACGATACTGTTATTTTTGATGGGTTATATTGGTATTTGTTCTGCGGTATTCCCTTATATCGTGCCTTACGCCATGACCATGCATGAGGCGGCCGCAGCAGATACGTCGCTGTCATTTATGTTAATTGGTGCAGCGATTATGTTGCCAATTATTTTAAGCTACACCGCTTATGGCTACTATGTGTTCAAAGGCAAAAGCTCACACGAACACCTTTATTAA
- a CDS encoding cytochrome ubiquinol oxidase subunit I has protein sequence MFSILTQLDPIVLARIQFAFVVSFHIVFPAFSIGLASWLTVLEFRWLKTGNPVYAEVYKHWSKIFAVVFGMGVVSGIVMSYQFGTNWAVFSDKVGNVLGPLLAYEVLTAFFLEASFLGIMLFGWGRVSKRMHFVATAIVAIGTLISGFWILAANSFMQTPQGFSIGADGLLYPESWMQIIFNPSFPFRYAHMMTAAFLTTAFVVGGIGAYYLQSKKHAKHRPHGKVMLGMAMLMAAIVAPIQAFIGDEHGLNTLEHQPAKVAAMEGIWDDERGAALRLFAIPNQETQSNDYEIAIPYVSGLILTHSLDEEIKGLKNWAPEDQPHVIIVFWAFRIMVGIGFLMIIVGLLSAYNYFKKRHFDTDNKLFHYAWMAMTPLGFVALLAGWFVTETGRQPYTVYGVLRTADSASPLISSQIATTLIGFIIVYTFIFGSATIYILRLIAKGPQPFEEVSEDNFFEHSITEGQGRSLSGDTNPEEHTKESEDLSTPADDSDKGLR, from the coding sequence ATGTTCTCTATTCTGACTCAGTTAGATCCTATTGTTCTTGCGCGCATTCAATTCGCGTTTGTCGTTTCCTTTCACATTGTATTTCCAGCATTCAGTATTGGCCTTGCCAGTTGGCTAACAGTGCTTGAATTTCGTTGGCTAAAAACAGGCAATCCTGTTTATGCTGAAGTTTATAAACATTGGTCAAAAATATTTGCCGTTGTGTTCGGTATGGGCGTGGTATCGGGCATCGTTATGTCCTATCAGTTCGGAACCAACTGGGCAGTATTCTCCGATAAAGTCGGTAACGTACTCGGTCCGCTACTCGCTTATGAAGTACTGACTGCTTTCTTCTTAGAAGCGTCTTTCTTAGGCATTATGTTATTTGGTTGGGGACGTGTTAGCAAAAGAATGCATTTTGTCGCTACTGCTATTGTCGCGATCGGCACTCTAATCTCTGGATTTTGGATATTAGCGGCCAACAGCTTTATGCAAACCCCACAAGGGTTTTCGATAGGCGCAGATGGCTTGCTATATCCAGAAAGCTGGATGCAAATCATATTTAACCCCTCTTTCCCGTTCCGTTATGCTCATATGATGACAGCAGCATTCCTGACTACAGCATTTGTGGTGGGCGGAATAGGGGCATATTACTTACAGTCCAAAAAACATGCCAAGCACCGTCCACACGGCAAAGTTATGCTGGGTATGGCGATGCTAATGGCAGCGATAGTGGCGCCGATTCAAGCCTTTATTGGTGATGAGCATGGTCTCAATACGTTAGAACATCAGCCCGCTAAAGTGGCGGCTATGGAAGGTATTTGGGACGATGAGCGCGGTGCAGCTTTAAGACTGTTTGCCATCCCCAATCAAGAAACCCAAAGTAATGACTATGAGATTGCCATTCCTTATGTGTCTGGGCTTATTCTCACCCATTCATTAGATGAAGAGATAAAAGGGCTCAAAAACTGGGCGCCTGAAGATCAACCACACGTTATCATTGTTTTCTGGGCGTTTAGAATCATGGTGGGTATTGGATTCCTGATGATTATTGTGGGGCTATTAAGTGCCTATAATTACTTTAAGAAGCGCCATTTTGATACGGACAATAAATTATTTCACTATGCGTGGATGGCGATGACGCCGCTTGGTTTTGTGGCACTATTGGCCGGTTGGTTTGTGACTGAGACTGGTCGTCAGCCTTATACGGTTTATGGGGTACTGCGCACCGCAGACAGCGCCTCCCCTTTAATTAGTTCGCAAATTGCCACTACTTTAATTGGGTTTATTATTGTTTATACCTTCATTTTTGGATCAGCAACGATTTATATTTTGCGCCTTATTGCCAAAGGACCACAGCCGTTTGAAGAGGTCTCTGAGGATAACTTCTTCGAGCATTCAATCACTGAAGGTCAAGGTCGCAGCTTAAGTGGCGATACCAATCCAGAAGAACATACTAAAGAGTCAGAGGATCTCTCAACGCCTGCTGATGACTCTGATAAAGGGTTACGCTAA
- a CDS encoding IS3 family transposase — protein sequence MRVLYKVERCSEEFKAEAVKEIENNDTSISATASQLGLPMQALAN from the coding sequence GTGAGGGTTTTGTATAAAGTTGAAAGATGCAGTGAAGAATTTAAAGCAGAAGCGGTTAAAGAAATAGAGAATAATGATACGAGTATCAGTGCCACAGCAAGCCAGTTAGGACTACCAATGCAGGCGCTAGCTAATTAA
- a CDS encoding RidA family protein, producing the protein MTQIKAIIPAGRHALYEKHGYSAAIQSKDLLFVSGQVGSLQNGSPEIDYEKQVELAFENLGNTLEAAGCTFEDIIDVTTFHTDPENQLDLMMKVKNTIFKEPPYPAWTAVGVNWLAGFDFEIKVIARLPSDSN; encoded by the coding sequence ATGACTCAAATAAAAGCAATCATCCCAGCTGGTAGACACGCTCTTTATGAGAAGCATGGTTACTCTGCAGCCATTCAATCAAAAGATTTACTATTCGTTTCAGGCCAAGTAGGCAGTCTTCAGAATGGTAGTCCAGAAATAGACTATGAGAAACAAGTAGAGCTCGCATTTGAAAATCTAGGTAACACACTAGAGGCGGCAGGCTGTACGTTCGAAGACATCATCGATGTTACAACCTTCCATACTGACCCTGAAAATCAACTTGATTTAATGATGAAGGTAAAGAACACTATTTTTAAGGAGCCACCATATCCAGCTTGGACTGCCGTTGGTGTGAATTGGCTGGCCGGATTTGATTTTGAAATAAAGGTCATTGCACGCCTGCCAAGTGATAGCAATTAA
- a CDS encoding MgtC/SapB family protein, producing MNFIIDNTFTIEPVQNLITASTAALGYGLLIGLERERSKQRQNQHSFAGIRSFAICCLLGVICFSFGPFMGLIGALIIGGISIISIPKQIEDLGVTTELAFILTYFIGGLCLWHIPYAAALTVVLTFLLVTKDSMHGVAVKWLTEREFKDGIFLLALLLIALPLTPNRDLWGSVLNPYVILKLLILILAIQALAHMAKRLLPSRHAKFLSALASGFISSTATIASLGVEVRQGRAAAKENSGAALISCVATLVQLLIIVAGVSVSWLKILLFPSIIAIIVLIIPGIWLIRKTRSEEEVKLTDTPMFSLKEAGIIAVTLTIIQVLVYGLGLWLGDAGLIAGTVVSSMFEVHAAMAAVVMQGNPTNPILLLALLLGLATHAISKSINAAITGGFQYALAFVPIQIIHMTVLIVLIYTMMNN from the coding sequence ATGAATTTCATAATAGACAATACATTTACGATTGAACCTGTCCAAAACTTAATTACTGCATCTACAGCAGCCCTAGGTTATGGACTACTCATCGGTTTAGAAAGAGAGCGTAGCAAACAACGTCAAAATCAACACAGCTTTGCCGGTATTAGATCTTTTGCAATTTGCTGTCTATTAGGGGTAATTTGTTTCTCTTTTGGTCCTTTTATGGGACTCATAGGGGCATTGATAATAGGGGGTATAAGTATCATCTCTATCCCTAAACAGATTGAAGATCTAGGGGTAACCACTGAACTTGCTTTTATACTCACCTATTTTATAGGCGGACTATGTTTATGGCATATTCCTTATGCAGCTGCACTTACAGTAGTCCTTACCTTCCTTCTAGTGACAAAGGATTCAATGCATGGAGTAGCGGTTAAATGGCTTACTGAACGTGAATTCAAAGATGGTATCTTTTTACTTGCTTTACTTTTAATTGCACTTCCTTTGACCCCTAATAGGGATCTTTGGGGTTCGGTACTCAATCCTTATGTTATTTTAAAATTATTGATATTGATTTTAGCCATTCAAGCACTAGCACATATGGCAAAGAGGCTTTTACCCTCACGCCACGCTAAGTTTTTATCTGCTTTGGCATCAGGATTTATATCCAGTACAGCCACGATTGCAAGCCTTGGAGTAGAAGTTCGTCAGGGTCGTGCAGCTGCAAAAGAAAATTCTGGAGCTGCGCTTATATCCTGTGTCGCAACATTGGTACAACTTCTTATTATTGTTGCAGGTGTCAGTGTTAGTTGGCTTAAAATTTTATTATTCCCCTCTATCATTGCCATAATAGTTCTAATTATTCCTGGAATATGGTTAATCAGAAAAACTCGATCAGAAGAGGAAGTGAAGTTAACTGATACGCCGATGTTTAGTTTAAAAGAGGCAGGTATCATTGCAGTGACACTTACTATTATTCAAGTGCTTGTTTATGGTCTAGGTTTATGGCTGGGTGACGCTGGTCTTATTGCAGGAACCGTAGTCAGTTCTATGTTTGAGGTGCATGCAGCAATGGCTGCTGTAGTAATGCAAGGGAATCCAACGAACCCTATTTTATTGCTCGCCTTGTTATTAGGTTTAGCGACACATGCAATTTCTAAATCAATTAACGCGGCAATTACGGGTGGTTTTCAATACGCACTTGCTTTTGTTCCAATCCAAATTATTCACATGACTGTTTTAATTGTCTTGATATATACCATGATGAATAATTAA
- a CDS encoding PaaI family thioesterase — translation MSATKEEIAEFMKSEFPQAKYKIEEVNSNGSILSHDIGIDELRPGGTVSGPVMMGIADVALYVAILGRIGIVPLAVTTSLTINFLRKPTANSRIIAECKLLKVGRTLIVGEVSLYSDGSDEIVAHVVGTYSVPPIKDQS, via the coding sequence ATGTCAGCAACCAAGGAAGAGATAGCTGAATTCATGAAGTCTGAGTTCCCTCAAGCAAAGTACAAGATTGAGGAGGTAAATAGCAATGGTTCAATTTTATCCCATGATATTGGTATAGATGAATTGAGACCCGGTGGTACTGTATCAGGACCGGTAATGATGGGAATTGCGGATGTGGCGCTTTATGTGGCCATATTAGGTAGAATTGGCATAGTACCGTTAGCAGTCACCACAAGTTTAACTATCAACTTTTTACGTAAGCCCACTGCAAATTCACGCATTATTGCTGAGTGCAAACTGCTAAAAGTGGGAAGAACTCTAATCGTAGGTGAGGTTTCTTTATACTCTGATGGATCTGATGAAATAGTTGCTCATGTTGTAGGAACTTACTCAGTGCCACCAATTAAGGACCAGTCTTAA